Part of the Echeneis naucrates chromosome 1, fEcheNa1.1, whole genome shotgun sequence genome, TAGTATTCACTGATTACCTGTATTTGCAAAAATTAGTGCAGAGGGAGGCCTGATTAAAACCTAAAGGAACaacaaaactataaaaatgtatcatagTTAATTCATCTTATACCAATCTCTTATCTCTCTTGACAAATATTAATACCCTCTAAACAGTCTAAACAGGggaaaacaataataataatgaatttatGAAGCGGTAGCCACCCTGTCAATACATTAATTctattgcacacacacagaagcataCCATGTGTCCTTTAGTTGGACTGATCCCAATTATTGTCATCCAACAGAACCCCTAAACCCTGACAATGAACTGTGGGCAAAGTTTACCTTGTGTAATTTATCCAATTTAGGGCACTTAATCCTTGAATGTTCTACTTGCTCAGCTGTCTCTAAATCCTAAAGTCAGAGCAGAAGTATAAACATTGTGAGCATGAACAGCGTAATGCTGACTAAAAAGCAACAAATATCTAAGTCTTTTCTGGTATATAAAGCACATTGAGTCAGACACAgtgctgtaaataaataaaggaattgTTGTTATGAAGGGAAACATAAGTGGCTTTTTGCTACTTTCAGATATATACTGTTGTCATGGGCTAACACAGTATGAGATGATGCTGTCAATAGTTTTTGATGATAACTCAACCACACATTGACAACTGTCACTGACTCCACCCTCCATTCTCAGCCTTCCTACTCTTTGCatctgatctctctctctctctcccacatcTGCTGCCAATTCCCATTTACACCTCACCGTCCTATGCTAGTAAGTTTTTATCTTAATATCTGTGCTTTTAATCCTCTCTGACATTCATAATCTCTATTATCTTCGAGTCACTACTGGTCTGGCATAGACAGTAGGGGatcagaagaataaaaagatgCTTTTCACTGTTACTTCTTAACATATAAAATCAGTCACTGTGTTGCTGTAGAAACTGTGCGTGACGTCTttatgtatgcgtgtgtgcatgtttatgtgtttggtgggggggggtctaaCTGTCTGGCACCTGCAGCTCTTCATACACAAATCCAAGCCCACACCCCCTCCAAGAAACCCCCCAACCCACAGCTCCAACCTCCGAAAGCCAAGGTTACTGAGCAACGACTTTCACAAATCTAGATCAGATTTAAATGACAGTACATAAAGAGTTTCAACAACCCGAAACATGGAATGTaaactttttctgaaaatattacaaaaagCTAATTTTCTGATCCAACAACCTACCCAGCTAAGTCTCATCTAATAATACGCGTTCTAGATAATTAGATTTGTTAATTCAATCACGAGTGACAGTTGGTgagttttagaaaaaaataaaaagaattattctttgaaatgagatgagaagaaaatttgCAGAAGCAACACTCCTCACTCACTCAACTAAACTAAAAACCACTCATAAATTGTGAGTGCAGTTCACAGTATTTACTtattaattaaattacatttttccaaaCCAACGTTGGATTATTGACAGTTTCAAAATGAAGCTTCAACTAATGTATGAAATCAGGTTATAAATCGCAGCTCAAAATTAAAACACTTTAGAGGAGAAAGACATGAATTAAGGTAGCTGACTGTGACTATGACTTTTCTAGTAAGTCAAAAAGCAGGTGCAGGCCCTGCTTCAGCAAGCACCTGCCTTACTGAGGGATGCTGAATCCCCAACCAGCTCCTAAGTTGCAGTCCTGGTGCTTggcctgacctctgacctgactGGTGGGAGCTACTTAAGAGTGCTTCCTTGTGGGGAACAAGTAAAGTGGTGCATTATTTCCATTGTTGTTTGTGCAGGGTGGCGTAAATGAGAAAAGCACTTGTTTCACTGGGCACCAGATTTGCTTGTTCGGAATGTCGGTGATGCGCTTGAATGTAACTCAGCTCTCTAGTGCCACCCATTGAACAATCAAAAGACACAACAGGATACCATGGAGACTAAAAGATCTGCACACCAGAAGCATAGTACATACTAAATTCATTGCCACAATAGTGtaattgtaaattgtaaatttgAAGcatctataaaaacaaaataaacactgtaCACTTTGCTTTGTTGCCTTGCTAGTATTTATATGTTATAATCAGGCAGCAAATATAATAATAGTATTACGTTTGATATAATATAATTGGGGAACAGGTCAAACCTAGTTTGCCTGTGAGgccagacagacaaagagcGCCACCAAGTGGGGAGGGCTAATGTCCTGAGGAGAAGATGGAAAGGGTGAAACCTGACAGACATCAGCTTCACTCGTTTGATTACATTTTGAGTTTAGTTATAAGAAACTGTTGAAAAGACTTTTTTCTGATTTGGCAATAGGCAAGTGATTTTGAGGACATTGGCACTGTTATTGTCATTTGTGTCTATAGGCCTATAGGCCTTTTTAATAGCTCTACTTgttgaaaaaaactaaacgaaACAACACAGTAAATTTTCCATTGTAAAAAATGTAGTGTCAAAGTATTTTCATTCTTTCGGAGTTCTTCCAACAATGGACAAAGTAAAACCAGATAATGCCCAGTGTTGGTGAAAATAATTGGCGTAAACAGAAGTTTTACTCTGTCAGTGATAAGATACCTtccagtgttaaaaaaaaaaaaaatactttgaaaaGCCCCGcccatcatcatcctccctgTCAAACTGAGAACTTCGACTCCGGCATCACCGAAAAACTGCGCTAAGTTACGTTTATCTAGTTAAACAATTactgtttttgggttttttttttcattcagctaCAATCTGTATGTAACAGTCAAGAGATGTCGTTTTCCATACTTGTCAATGTTGGGTATGTGTCTTCAAATACCGAATTTCAAACGGCTAATGTGATATCGGGTCGGCGGCTAGAGTCTAACGTAAATTACCATCCACATGGCTGAACACGCAACGCCGAACTGAACAACAAGGCACCAGATAACGTTAATGTCAGCGAGGGCGGGCTGTTGTGGTGTATGTATTTCATGCTtgcactttgtaatttttttagTAACGTTGAAATAGGTAGCCCAGTAGGGCTGCAACGTCGATGTAAAGTTAACTTTACCATTTGGTCGAGCATACTGGAACGGACGTGCAGACAACAAACTGAGAGGAATGCACCGAGTCGACCCGTTAAAGTGAACTGAGCCTGCTgttttggcttgtttgtttgtccttaGCTGTTAGCCAGAGCAGCAGCGCTACAATGCGGTTTTTTTCGCTCATGGGTGCGCGCCAGACGTGAAAACGATCCATTCTGTTTCACACGGTTCGTCAGACACGTGTTCTCACTCTGGTCCAAATAGCGTACGAGTTCCATGAACACACgttttctattttaaaacagtTATGTTACAAATaggtttaaatgtttcatggaTATGCttcttttcttgtcatttttcttcCAGCTTGTTCTGCAATGTTGCTGCTCTGTTGGTAGGTAATAAGTTGATGTAACGTTATTTAATACAAAATTGAATTgtagttgtgattttttttttttttttttaagctgaaaGAAATTTTCAGGTTGTCAGCTTGGACTGGTGTTGTGGATCATAAAAATTGATTTTAGTTTGCTTTGCAGATACTGTCATCATGTTCATCAAAACGAGAATCATttattcactcatcttcatccgcttaaTCCGTCCATGCAGGGCCAACTCACAAAGTGTTATGTTAAGGGGTGAACAATTAAGATCTGAGTTTTGTGGTTAGTTTAGGTGGTGAGTTAGTAATTAGGTAAGTATTTACAGTTACCAATGCTAAGCGGCATCAGTGCATGCTGGCACCTCAGACCATGCTACTAATacattgatgtgtttttggaGAATGGCCTTGATTAATCTTGAGCATTTTGTATCACTCGACAtcttatttagtttttctggTCATAGCTTTAAGGTGTCAAGGTTTTTGATGAAACAGGAACAGAGGTGGATGCAGAGGTCATTTCTGACATAGCGCACCAGCCCAACACTGGCATACTAACCATCAAGTTTGATGATGGTATAGTTGCTCACTATAATCCGTGGAATGTAATGATGAATTGCACTTTTGTATTGGTAAAAACACTGTCTACTGTCaagcagaagatgaaaatgacatttcaaCATTGTCGCAATATGGTCCTTGATGCAGAGAAATCCTCTCTTGACTGAATTTCCCAGCTTCAAAGATGTCAAATGCCTGgtaatttaatgttttgcattaaaatgtgtgattGTCCTTTCAGTATGAAATACCATTACAagcatattttttctttcaaaatctCTTGTCTTGAGTAAATATACTTTCAAACTAATTACATTTAGGTgtatacatacaaacatactgTATCTGCTCTActgcaaaatataaaactttATCTTTTTCCAGTCAGTCCCAATTAAAGCTTTtggtatgttttcttttttttgttgtttttctgttgcagaTTGAGCAAGACTTCATCCTGCAGTTTGGAGAAGATATAGGTTTGCTCTTAAAAATTATTCTGTATagcattttaaatgcaatttaaagCCATTTTCATGGCTGTGAGAAATGTCAGTACAGTATTGTACAGTTGAACATGTACCAAGAGATTTTCTCCAGAgttcaacagaaaatgtttttaaaatggagATTGTGATAACATGGTATTTGATGTTTACTTTTAATGCcaatatttcatgtttacttGGAGTAAATGTATTAAGGCATGGATATAATAGTGTGGTTGtgcgttttttcttttttttttccctgcaaacATTAAGTTTATATCACTGGGACTGCACAAGTGGATATCTAAGACTGGTAGGAGTCAGTGGAAAATCAACACTCTAGAGTGTTTCTTAATCAATATAGTGTTAAGTAGGTTTAACActggaaaaattatttcttaaCACTTAACTCCTCAGTGCTGAATGTAAATATCACTATAAGCAACACTAATGGGTGTTACTTCTTACATAGTGTAAAACTTGATTGACACTTCTCAGTGTAGTGTAAAACATTAACTCTAGCCAGAGTAAAATTTACTCTGGAAATTTAACTCTGCATTCAGTGTACATTTTACACTCTGTAGATAGCCATATGTTCACTGAGGTAGTGTTAAAATTAACTCTTTAAGTGTTATATTTACACAGGTGATTTTACTGTGAAGACAGTCAATTTAAAGCCCACAGTTTTGTCATTAGATTAATGGACTTTTGGAGTCAAGTCACACTGGTGACCTTGGGCTGTAGTACATTTTGTCCAGCATGTCTTGAGTGGAACAAAACCAAGTCATGTTGGCTTGTCTACCAGTTTGGATCAAGTTGCGTTCTACACTCTGATCTTGTGATATCTCACGTCTTGGCTCAATCAGAATCAGATTGGTGGTGCAACATTTCACAACAAATTTGACAAACTATTTGACATGTTTCAGGGCTTGAGGCATGttcattctgaaaaaaaaaaaacaaaaacaaacaacaagaaaaaaaacttaagcTATAATCTTCTGACTGCTTGCAAGTTGCCAACAGGTGCCAAAATTGAATGCACAGCAAAACTTCAtgttgaggggaaaaagaataaatccaAAGAGAAGATAATACATTATACAAGTTCTAGGTGGTGATTcagttgaatatttttttttactgttatcAGAGCAAAAATTCCCCAAACACTTGACCTCTGAACCACAATCAACACAATTTTAACAACTAAAGTAGTAGTTCCGGTTGGATTAATGCGAATTGTCTTGCCTTCATTTCATCAGAGGTTTAGAAATCACTTTTGTCGCGTTTTTGAGCATTTGTCAAGTGTATATCACGCATATGCTGcgaaatgtaaaatgaataaaagagatGTCTGAACACTGAGGAATGActattaaagtgaaaaaatgtcttttgtgcTACATCTTCATCATTCCTTATTTCATTTGAAGGACTCTGTAAACTCAGTTGGCCCGGCAGGTGTATCTTTGGATCGCGGACGAGAAGACTGCTCACCAACAGGATTATTTAACACCATAGTGAGATTTAGATTAGACTTCATATAAAATGTTGTCTTTATAAAAATCAAACTACATAGATTGTGTCCTTTAAACGTCCCTGGCTTGGACATGGCGACATGGCGCACATCTTGACCTTCAACCTCGTTTATCTGTTTGACCAAATACATATCCATCACTGAAAATTCTCGCGATAAATGCCGCTGATATATTAGGACAGATGGAGTAGCCCCGTCCACTTGAAGGGGCGTTTGGTTTCCTTGAGGACCTTAGTGAGTTTTTGGAACAGTAACAGGTCTCGGTTTCGCACAGGAAACATCCAACCATGTCGGACGTGGTGATTAGTTTCATGAAAGACTTTTTGGCCGGTGGAATAGCCGCTGCCATCTCCAAAACAGCTGTGGCTCCCATCGAGAGAGTCAAGTTGTTGCTTCAGGTAAAATAATTGAACCAACTGCTGTCCATAGCATGCGTGCATGCCAACTGTTTTGTGCGTAATAGAGTGCCTACATTCCGAATAGCTAGTAAATCAGTAAAACACTTAAACGTCCAAAAGTTGATCTCTTTTAAAAAGTCTAATTGTGTACTAAGTAGATTCATCTGATCTGTTGCCTAATGTCAAAGGGCACGTGAGAGCTCCTGCGTCAGCATGGAGACAGTTTTACGCACTGGCtcctcagtgctgctgctgccatgatgTTGATGATGGCAAGAGTCCTTTAATGTGTGTCCAAGAAAATAGCCACAAGAATAGTTTATGATAATGCATTAGTGTTTATTAAGTGAATTTTTAGTCCATTAACAGACGGCTGAAGTAATACCTCGTGAAAGGGAGTGGCTAAATTTAACTTGGAAGTGTGTAATCTAATACACATCTGATTCTCAAGTGACAGAAGAGAGCCTCAAGGCTGCTGCTACAACTACAGGACAGAATGCATGAACGGAGAATAAGAGAGAAGATTATATTAACATAAACACTATTAAAATTTAACTACGGCAAAATAAATAGTTGTTAGAAAATGAGGCATGACGAAGTTCCTTCGCACAACGTTTCACTAGGGGATCCATCATACTTTGGGCTTACGggtccttttttaatgaattgtCATTGTCGTGGCTTTTAGGTCCAACATGCCAGCAAACAGATCACTGCAGAGACACAGTACAAGGGGATCATGGACTGTGTGTATAGGATCCCGAAGGAACAGGGCTTTATTTCCTTCTGGAGAGGCAACCTGGCCAATGTGATCCGTTACTTCCCCACCCAAGCGCTCAACTTCGCCTTCAAAGACAAATACAAGAAGATCTTCCTCGGCGGAGTGGATCAGAAAACACAGTTCTGGCGTTACTTCGCCGGTAACTTGGCCTCCGGCGGTGCCGCCGGTGCCACATCGCTCTGCTTCGTCTATCCTCTGGACTTCGCCAGAACCAGACTGGCCGCCGACATCGGTAAGGGCGCAGCCGAGAGGGAGTTCACCGGGCTCGGACACTGCATTACCAAAATCTTCAAGACAGACGGCATCAAGGGTCTTTACCTCGGCTTCAACGTCTCAGTTCAGGGAATTATCATCTACAGAGCAGCTTATTTCGGATGCTTTGACACAGCCAAAGGTAAGCACAGCGAGCTCAGACGTGTTTGACATCGTGTTTGTGCATTTTGCGGTGAGGAACAGATGACTTGACTTTTCCCCCATGCAGGTATGCTGCCGGATCCAAAGAACACCCACATCGTGGTGAGCTGGATGATCGCCCAGACTGTCACCGCTgctgctggtctcatctcataCCCTTTCGACACCGTCAGACGTCGTATGATGATGCAGTCTGGACGCAAAGGAGGTGAGCCTCACCCATTAAGGGATGGGTCTGATTTATTAGTCTGGCCCAATGACACATTTTACGCACATGCTCGTGGAGATTACACATCACAACCTGTGTTTCCATTTCCACAGCGGACATCATGTACAAAGGCACACTGGACTGCTGGAGGAAGATCCTCAAGGACGAGGGATCAAAAGCCTTCTTCAAGGGTGCCTGGTCCAACGTGATCAGAGGCATGGGTGGTGCCTTTGTGTTAGTGCTGTACGACGAGATCAAGAAGTTCACATATTAAAACTTTCTAACCTCCTAGTCCCAAAGGAAACCCTTCGATTTGTTTAAGTCTTAATTCTTGTGATAAAGTGATACATCTTGTGGTGAATTACAATGTGGGCATGTGCTCTTCTGCAACAGCCCGGGGAAGGAGGGGACACCTGACCTATGCTAACATGCCTCCTCAGAAATCTGTATATATCCCGTCTACGACGTGTCAAAAAGGCACAAAGCTTCAGTGTGTCAAAGTCCAGCCGGTGGCTCAGTGGAAATGTTGTAATTGATGCAAATGATGGCGTCTCTATCACCATAAGCTCTTGTTAGTCCGACTGTAAAACAGTTGCTGAGGTCCATGTGTTGTTATGTTGTGACCACTCTAACCCATGTATCCCACCTTATACCTTATTTTATTAAGAATAAAGATTCATTAGTCTAATAGTCCAGTGTTTTTGATGTACATACTGTTACCACAGCAACCTGTCATTTACACTTAACAGTTCTTTTTGACAGAagacattttgacttgtcaCAGTAGGAAAAGCTCAGTTGTAACTAATAAGATTAAGAGAGACTGTTGTGTTTGAGTGTCCCAGTGATTCAcaagagagtgacagagagcagCATGGATATCACCAGAACCATGAAACTGAAACAGCTGAGCAGTGCTTGTAACACCTTACAATGACATGTCCAAGTGTGTTCAGGGAAACTGCCTATTTAGAAAACATGAAGAGTATGGGATTTTGGAAAATATCCAGAATCAAAAGATGATCTCtgttcatgcattttatttactttgctcTGACACTTAAACCATCAACAAAAGACATTGAACACAAACAGGCAAAAGCGTGTCTGCTCACATAAACAACCGTTTAAAATATATTGTGAGGTACACAAGCATCTCAGAAGTACACTGAGTAGTTTAGTGTGTAAAGTGTTTGCATATGGTATGTGGTCAGTTGGTAAAAACTTGTTGTGAGAGATCTCATTGTTAATATCCACCATCCccatatttaaatttgttaatAGCTGGCATATAATGCCAAATATCCACTTTCAAGTTTAAAAACATACTTCATCATTGATGCATCATTAATTGTACAAATGTAGTGTAGGtatcaaagagaaaaatgcagatttataagaaaaaagatttatttgaaatagTAAACGATTCATTATTAATTGTGCATTTTCAATATGACTGTTGGACAAAGGcatattttcttcaaatttaAAGCAAGCTAACTGTTGTAAAGACTTAGTAAAGACTAGTATTCTGAAGCCACAGATGAACTAATTGAACACACTGCAATAACTGACGATGTACATGACTTGATATATTTTAGCACTGAAGAGTAGGAAAATGTCTATCTTCCTTATAATAATGACAACAGTCACTGAATGGAGAACAAACTGAATTAATGGCTTGCTTAAAAACAATCATTCGTAAACAGCAGTGCTTTTAGCACCAGGCGGGTCGGACTGCATTCACTTTTTTTGGCCTGCATACAGATTTGTTGCTGGAGTCCATGGTGGTGGAAACGGCTCTAGAGCTGTGCTAGGTGGAACTAGACAACTTGGGACCTGATGGTGTTGACAGCATACTTATTACCACATACTTTTTGCATATTTGAAGCAGATACTAAATATTCTCCTAGATGCATTTACAACAGGTGCAATTAAGGTAAATACACAGCAAAGCAAAATCAATGAAGCTTCTTATTGTCATTTGACATCATCAGTTTATTATTAGTAGACTTactacacacaaaaatgtaataacaaaaaaatatctttatattGAGAAGGttatttcaaactgaaatgaaaagttttaatgTGATAAGAGTGGGAACATCAGGGAAGCGGTCATTATTGATATATGAGTTAGGAGGTGTTGCTGGTATCTGCAGATGCTTTACATTTCTCCTAATGTTAATTAAATCTCTCTATCCATCTGAATGTAGCAGGTCAGCTCGGTCATTAATATGCTTGCTGCCAATCTGAGCAGTACTATAGAGCTCATTGAATCTCTGTGAGGGTTGGGTGCACAGGTAGTTTTAGGCTGTGCAGTTACCTTAAAAGTGGGTTAGTCTTGAAGTGATAAACCTAATTTTACatattaaatgtgtaaatgtttggaGATATGGACAAGCAGGCACatgcttttaatgttttatataATGCATGCCAGAAGATCTTGTATTATGGGGTATTCAATTGTCATGTTATGCTCTTCAGAAtctgtaaattatttaaataaacctACATGAGTTTGTCCTGCTGGTAggcctctttttctctgaagtGATCCCACTAATGGTGTGTGAAGGAGCACCCAGGTATCCGGCATGGCGTTGATAGTCTGCTAGTTGCTCTGAGCGCCTCAGACCCGGTGTAGGCTTGACAGACTCCAGTCTCTTCAGGAAAGCctaaagaaacaacaacaacaaaaaggcaCAATATTTCTCACATTTAGAGAACCCTTTCATGTTTTTTAGTCTAAAAGAGGTGGGAAAAGTCTCAACACTCTTGATGTTTAGATTCTGCCATATCACCACCAGGTAGTCACAGCAATATATTTAAAAGAATCCTTAATTTAGTTTGTGCCTGAAAAATGTGTACATTACAGTGTATGCTGCTAATTACAGTCGTCTCTGCCTCTCACATTGTGTATCCTTAAATTCAGTCAAAGttcaaacatgcagacattGGTAAGGGCGGTACCTCTGTACAGTCCTCTGTAAATAGTTAATTTTTGAGCATTTTACTTATTGAATAATTCACTTTCTGCATCATTTATTGACCCACAATGTATATGTACCAGAACAGCATTTtggtgtgtttatatttttaatgaaataaaataaatgagtgaaatgaaattaagcaatgttcaaaatgttaaaaaaaaataaataaagtatgaCATTTTAGAGCATGCACAACCGCAGTGCAGAAAGCAAAGTGGTGTAGGCAGGTGGTTGAATGTCATACATGCAGTCACACTTCCAAATGCATGCTGTGCAAAACTCTGTCAGCAAGCAAGAACTCCACATGAAGCAATGCAATTTGTGAAAAGCTCAATAGCCAAGATTGTTCTACTAAAATCAAAAAAATGCTCCAATAGTCAAAAAACTGTAAAGGCAGAGAAACTGATCACTTACTGAGTACTTGTACTTGTAAAGGACAAGTGGggtgttttaaatgtgtgatgAGTTGGATGGGTATCCTTAGCACACAGCAGATTCAATTACTTGGTCTACTCTAAGAATAGAGATGGGGAAAAGCACCCTGGAAAAATGGGAAGTTGGAATCAAGAGGGAGAACTGTCTGTACTGAAAACTGCTGGAAAATATTCCCTGCTAACAattaatatgataataataacaacatgaTAAGTGaataagtgaaataaatgaaaagtttcTGTTTCCATTAAATACAGTCACATGCTGTTGCTATTACT contains:
- the slc25a4 gene encoding ADP/ATP translocase 1, which encodes MSDVVISFMKDFLAGGIAAAISKTAVAPIERVKLLLQVQHASKQITAETQYKGIMDCVYRIPKEQGFISFWRGNLANVIRYFPTQALNFAFKDKYKKIFLGGVDQKTQFWRYFAGNLASGGAAGATSLCFVYPLDFARTRLAADIGKGAAEREFTGLGHCITKIFKTDGIKGLYLGFNVSVQGIIIYRAAYFGCFDTAKGMLPDPKNTHIVVSWMIAQTVTAAAGLISYPFDTVRRRMMMQSGRKGADIMYKGTLDCWRKILKDEGSKAFFKGAWSNVIRGMGGAFVLVLYDEIKKFTY